From the genome of Latilactobacillus curvatus JCM 1096 = DSM 20019:
TAACAGTCACGGTTGCAGCACCGACAGCTACTGCGGTTGTTGAACCATTAGCATCAACAGTTACGATTTTTTCATCTGAACTCGACCAAGTGACAGTCTTATCAGTTGCATCATCCGGTGCTACAGTTGCGGTTAGCGGCTTAACGTCGCCAACTTTCATTGAAGCTGTTTTCTGATTTAAAGTAACACCGATTACGCTTTTGGGGACGGTTCACCGTCTCCTTGTGTTACAAAGAAACCAGCTTTGGTATCCGCAACTTGTGTATCAAAGCGCATAACACCTGCTAAATATTGGCCATAGATGTCATTGTCCATCCAGCGTAGTGATAATTGTTTGCGGTCAAAGAACTTAACAGCACGTTTTAAATCGCCAACAAACGCTACTGAATCGCCTTGTTTGCCTAATTGTGTGTCAGGAACAACTGCTACTGGGACATTACCACTTAATACTTTGCCAGACGCG
Proteins encoded in this window:
- a CDS encoding Ig-like domain-containing protein, whose protein sequence is MKVGDVKPLTATVAPDDATDKTVTWSSSDEKIVTVDANGSTTAVAVGAATVTVKTKDGEFTADCVVMVTAKE